DNA from Pelodiscus sinensis isolate JC-2024 chromosome 1, ASM4963464v1, whole genome shotgun sequence:
attttattttttttgcttaactctcagggtttatttatttatttattttgctcaacaactttgccccccctccccccaaagaattttttccctggtgttttgtgtgtgtgtgtgtgtgtgtgtgtgtggtatttttggttaaactataTGGCAACCCTACTGGCATGTGGCTGcctagcagggctgggagctctggCGTGCAGAGGGCTACCCAGATAGCCCTCTTTACAGACCAAGTGATCATCAGTGCATGAAGGGGACAAATGAACAGTAGAGGCACCTTGCACAGGGAACCCAAAGACATTGGAATGAGGACCTTCTGTTAGGGGTAGTTAGTACCTCTTTCATTACACTGTCCCCACAGCGTTTTGCTTTGCTGTAGAAAGAATTTCTACAGCTCCACCATACATATTGTGACTGCAGTCCTGAATAAAGGATTCCATTTAGCTTGACAAttataatactttgcatttaacaTGGAAAATTTCTGACAAATTTCCATTTTCAAAGATAACACTATTTCTAGTCATTGCTGTCTTCTGTATCCATGACAAAATGatagatgtaaaataaaaacaaaaccccacataCTGGGAAAAACTTGGGGTAGGTATTTATTTGAGAGAGGAACATGAAATGCAGATGCAGTTTTGTGAACTTATGTTTAGGACTGCATCCGGAATCCACAATTTTATTCAACTTCAAAGCAGTAAGGAAGCCTGAAGACCCACCTGTCAATCTGAAGGCCTACCTGAGCTAAGAAAGCAAACTTATAGGTAAGaacaaaaatagaaattaaataaaatatttacatgtTTAAAAGTGTGTAAAATAGTCTACTTCAGTTCTACAAAACGAATAATTCATGAAAACATTCTGCTTTTCTAATAGTGACCTGGATCAGGCTCTTTATCACCTGAATTGTGACAAAATTCTCCTTTAAAAGGAGGATTGGCCTCCAATTTTGTTTCAGTATGCTTTGAAAAGAAGCCTTTAATTAAACCTCTCTTTCAGTGTCTTAGTACCATGCTTGACTAGATTATCACTTTtcaaatgctactactgtgtttcATGCAGTCTATAGATTAAGTAATTAATTCACATCTAACATCTTGGTTATTTCATCTTTCATATCCTTGATCTCAGTCTGAACTTTAGTTAAATTGGACAGTTTTTCATTCAAGAAAacaatttctttctctctttgtaACAGATCATCAACCAACCTTCCTATTCTTAATGTTAGTTCATTTATCAAAGGTTCCAAACGGGCAAAATCTTTCTTTAAGTTGTACACCTTGGGTTTTAAATCATTTGCAAATGTAACTGTCTTCAGAACTTTTGCTCTGTTGCTTTCCAGGTTTAAAAGTCTGTCTGAATGTTTGCTGAAATCATCTCTCAAGTCAGACAATATGATTTTAATTTGCTCAATTCTTTTTGAGTTATCAGAGGCAAAACTTCGTAGCTTTGTAGTACGGTCAATGCTACTTGTTAGCAGATCACCTATATTTTGTACAGTCTTCTTTTCAGCTTTATTGACTTTATCTTCTAGAGCTTGCAGGGAATCAGTCAGTAAGGTCATATCTGACACTAGACCTGAAATGCGTCTTATGTCAGTTTTTACTGTTGCAATCTTTAGAGATACATCTTTTGCTATCAAAGCTGTACTCTGCTCAACTTTTTCAACTGCATGAAAAACAGTTGTTAAATTCTTCTGCAATTCTTCTTTTTTTTGGATTGTACTCTTAGACCATGTTTTCATGCCAGAGAGATCCTCTTGCAGATGTTTAACATGAGAAATTTTCTGAAGAGCTTCCAGTTGTTCCATTAAGTCTTGAGTCTTTTCACACTAGAGGGAGAtacaaaaaaaagtatttcaCAAAATAAGCACAAGTTTTTAATGAATAAGTTCACAGCTAAACGGCAATTAAGTTTTCCTGAAATCTTTCTGTTCTGAGATCTTAAACATTAGTGATGGACCCAGGGATCTCGGTCTTTAAAGAACAGTATTTCTGCCACAATGCGTTTGTCCCAGACTTTCACCCATTAACTCAATTTTTCTACATAAGTATAGGCAACAGATTCACATGTAATACTAGAATTCTCCTTTTACTGTTACAACATAgattcataattttttttaaggctggaagggaccagGATGAATTTCTGCTCTGACCTCCGGCATAGCATGGATCAGAGACCCATACCTAGTAATTTCTGCATTAAGCCCATAATTTCTATTTGAGTTATAGCGTATCTTTTAGAAGAGGTCGATTTAAAATAATTGTGATCCATGAATGTTCTGTAAAGGGACTCTGTCCTGTTCTTATTACAGCAAAGACTGCATAAACATTCTTTTGAACATTTATTTACATACACatcaaaaagtacaaaaaaataacatttaataACTTGAAAAGTTAAATGATTATTCATTTGGAGCAAATTTTTAAACTATATTCAGCAAAATCTTTCAGAGGGGAAAGAAAGCAGTTTCCTGCTCTCACACTATCTTAATGAGAGAAGATTCAATCCACTCTTGGGTTTTGTCttaagagtttttttttaaaacgtcTATTCCTACTCTTCAGACAAACATGCACTTGATCAGATAAGAAAGGAAAACATTCTGCTTGGTACTGCTTTATTTGTTGTGGGTGAGGCAGGACACAGTATGAAGACATGTTGATTACAAACAGATATACTTTAGTTTCTAGACTATAGTTCTCCAGTACAAGAGGAAATGCTCTGGTCTCCTACCACTAGTTTTTCTTCATGCTGAGAAACAGAGCTAGTTACTATCACAAcataccatagaatcatagaataataggactggaagggacctcgagaggtcatcgagtccagccccccgccctcaaggcaggaccaagctccatctacaatGTAGCTTAGGAAGGTGAAATCATAACGttaaattaattccaaaacctgcAAAGTTTGGAAACAACAGATGGCAAAAGGAAGATGAGAAAGAACAGAACGGATATACTGGAACACACTAGGGAGTGTAGGAGCTGATATGAGATGCTGTCTATGGTTTTAGCATCTTGACTGGTCTGTTGGCAGCCTGAGTATGTCCTCCCACTGCCAAAGTCATAGACAAAGTTGATGTTCATTTGAAGACATCAATGACTGTGAAGATTTGAGGTTTTATTTTGCCAATTTATGATTTCACATGAGTACGTGAAGGTCATTTTGTCACCATCTGGTAGTCTACACAAATAAATTTTAGACAAAACCTTGCATTCAATTTTGTGCTTGTCCTtatcaactttttttaaaacaatataataGTTTATACGTTGAGACTTTCTTTGGTCACCTTTTCCTCCATCAAAATGGGATCTGTCTTTTAAAATGGTAACAAAATATAACTCCCCAACATTACAATGTAGCAGTAGAAAATGACTCCCTCTAACAAAAACAGTATgcacttagagcagtggtccccaaccttttggggttgccgggcgccagggggcgtggccgttcgcctgccaggcgctgggggggaggcgggggcggagcccccccatagccgcattccgggggccAGCGCTCTTCCatcaagcgccgcgcacccggcgctggcgctctctccccacctcccccaagtgccgcgcgcccggggccggtgtaAAGTTAGTGTTTCGGTCGCTGcaccggcgctctctcccccccatgcgccgcaGGGGGTGAATCcgcagcgcccccggggccggcgctcaccgtgtgccacgcgcccagggcggCTCCGgaaccgcacatgcgccacgtgcccggggccaggccagccctgagcacttggcgggcgcagagaaatgcccccgcgggcgccatggcgcccgcgggcaccgtgttggggaccacggacttagagtaaacagacatttttatttataatgaCTCTTTATCAAGGCAATTGACTATATATCATTTTCTATTAACCATCTCTTTCAAACATGTAAAAATGGACAAGATACCATATGTGCTAGATTCTTATTTATGGGCTCAATGGAGTATTGGTATTAAAAACAGCTGGGTCCCCCTTAATGCTGATAGTTGTACAAAAGGAAGTTTGGGGCCCAAGATATTTGTGTACATAAATTTTAAAGTACTTGTGCATTAGTATTTTGTAGCACAAGTTATGTAGCTTGTACAATATAAAGTTGTTGATGGCACAACACTGCATACAGCATATACAATTTATTAACTGTGACAAAGAATGAAGGTGTCTGTTCTGAAGAGCTTATAACCTAAAGGAATAACACAGATTGGAAGAGAACAGTAAACATCTCTAGAAGTTGACCTTAAGATTGTACTTTGGGAAGAGTCATGACATTCTGTTATAGCTCCAAATGAGTTTTGTTTTCAAACTTGTAACACCTGCTATTATACCCTTCTGGAACTTAGATGCACAGGAAAACATTCAAATGGTTTCTTTTGAATTAAAAATTActgtttcaaatttattttatcTAATTCAATTATTGTTAATTTTAATTTAGGGATTTGGTCCCTGTGTATAATTCTCACTGCTGTCTGCCAACTACTTTTTGATCCAGATCACTTTTTTAGCACTGATGCTGACATTGTTTTTAACTTTATTTACATCACATTTAATATCTTGTTCAACAACTGCTTGTGTGATTAAACTCCAAGCTGAAATTTACAGCTAGTACTCCACTCTGTTGTTCCTTCTATTAAACTGATCACATTTATAGGACATGATTCATTCTTAGTGAACCCATGCCAGGATTACACCATTTCACCCCAATAAACTATTTCACATACTTTTCCCTGGGGGACAAAAGTCTAGTTTGGTTGTAATTACCATCTCATTTTCACAAATTCATACTTAGACTGAAAAGGCCTAATGTGAAATTCTAGCTACACTcaagccaatggcaaaactcccattgattcagTGCAGGCAAAATTTCACTTCTACTTAAGAGTCCTAGCTATCCCCGGTGAACATAGGATCATTTAATACAGCCTGTGGTTCCCAAATTTAAGATTTTCAGGCAACTTTATTGGTTTACTGGCTTAAGAACTTCGTAACACACAATGCTCACTACTATTTGTTCAACTGTATATTCTATCTAGCCTGCAATGGAATTTGGATTGATCCAGACCTACAGTCTAAAGATGGTAAAAGTGGGATCTCAGTCCTTACTGTTAACCAACACCTATTATATAAAAGTGAAAATTCTAagttaaaaaacccccaaacttaTGAAAAGTATTAAAACGTGTTACAAAAAATTATTATCCATAAAATGTTAATCAAGAGAAAAACAATCTAGATAGCCAAGCAGACTTTGTGCCACTTGAGGCAGAAAAATGAGAACACACCTTTGTTGAATAAAAAAGTAAATAGATATAGAAGTGTCACTGAGGTACATTTTGTCTATTAAGGGACAAATAGGATTAATATAGCTATAATTGTTTATTAGAGATTATTTTAATCTgctaagtaaaataaataaatacgtGAAAATTGAGACGAGAACAATTTTATGCAGAGTTAATCTGCTGAATTTAATGGGCATATGCAGCTCACAAAATCATTACTTTGGACCAGTCTTAAATCAGGAATAGCCAAAAATACAGTTTATACTgtaaggtttttgcacaagaagctttttgcagaagagatcttcctcaaaagctttttgtgcaaaagtgtgtccacacctcaaaagcgcatcacaaaagtgatgtgctttttcacaagagagcatccacgctgcatggacgctcttgcgcaagaaagctctgatggccatccacagagcacctgtgctttttctgataggctctttttgcacaagaaacccctgcggagcatccacatatgcctttttgcgcaagaactgtagtgcaaaaaggagttattactcatagggagaggaataactatcagcaaaagccctctgtcctgttgatttactgtatttttttttgcgcaaaaacacttttgaGGTAGCGGAGGACACTCCtctagtttttgcgcaaaaatcttgtaatgtagacatagccatagtgaaggtgattaactgataagcaaaaacttattggTTAATGTTTTAGACTACAAGCAtttcctccccctgcttcccagccccctgccaataaatttttagcaggcaggTTAGCAGCCTAATCAGTTCTGGTTGTGCTGgatctgggacctatccctgctgtggctctgaatgtaaagtgcattaggagccaggtgggcaggcagtgcAGCTCAGTTCTAGCTTGAGCCTAGAGCTCAGAAACCCTCCCACACCTCCGACAGAGGCTgctgcgctactgcctctgtatcagaggtagcagtgtagggcaacaggcagctggtctgagaggagagctgttttttaaactggttcccctcatggaccagctcccattcGGCACACCACACTGCAGAACGGCAGGGGGCTCTTCGGGAgccgggctggagcacactggctgccagccccacccacagggaCTGTAGAATAATTGAGTAACCCTATGAATTCTTATCGATTAATCAATTATTCCTAGTTTGCAAACCAAGTATGTGACTTTAGGCATGCCTGTGCAGCAATTAAAAGTCTACAgtgggcctgtgccagctgaaaCAGGCTTGCAGGGTTCAGGCTAAGGCAGTGTTTAATAGCAATTTAGGCTAAGGCTGGCACTGGAGATGTAGGACCCtatcctgggctccagcccaagcccaaatgtctacattgcaattaaacacCCCTTTAGCCAGAACCCTGCAAAACTGAGTCAGCTGCAGTATAGGACTGTTCAATTGcgagtaactgactaattgaatagttgatgcattttgcatcaagtATTTCATTAGTCAATAGAGCGCCTTGTCTTCAAAGGCGAGAGCACTTTATGGAGCCcaggttcagctggggactccccagctgatcctgggctccatgcggtgctgccgctttgaaatgctgtgtgcagcctggagatatcccagctggccccaggctgcatgcggcattgccgctttgaagtactctctcttctcctcaccctcccttgctgcctctttctgacagaggcagcaaggcggggggaagtgactagtcctttacatccctactgcagtaGAGACATACTTTTGAGGTTTAAAATTCAGACTACACCTGCCCTCATCTTCAATATAGAAGGCTTTTGCAGATTACAAGTCCTCATGTGTAGTGCACCAGTTTGATCTAAACAGATCTGTGAAGGTTACATTTCTACACTGAAAATAATGATGGTTACAATGCACTTCACATAAATCAGGCATAGCTCTCTGGTTCTAACAGGCTGCCAGTGCAGCTCTTGATTGAGCAAAGCTTGAATAGTCTTGTTTTACCCACCTGATAGCTGCTATATTAGTTGTGTTTTAACTTTGAAATACAAGAATTTATATTGGAAGTCACATTTCTTTAGGCCTACTAATGTGCCattcaaaaggatttttttagaTGGATTGTAGTGTGATTAAGTGTGATTAGCACCAAGATTAATTGTCTTGTATAAGGACAAAAATCTGGTAATACTGACATGAAAAGGGATTAATAATTGGAGAAAACTAATGTCTTTTAAATTTAGGAAATATAAATTGCCTTAGAAttaataattttgaatttttgtttttaatgaaaagttGGATCCCTATCTAGCAACAAATGTAAGTAATAAAGGGCAGGGAAAAATCAGTAACAAAAGTAGTCTGTTTCTGAATGTTAGGCAGGTATAAGTGGGAAATGGAGATTTATGAGATGTTTGAGGGAAGATATGTTAACCCCGAAAAGGAAGTGATGCTAGCAAATTCACAAAAATTGAAATGATGGAAGGTTATTGACAATAATGTTATACTCAGGTTGGGAAACATCTTAACTCCACAACTAAACCCACAGACTTCAGTGAGACTTTCCTACAGAATGGAGCTATTCAGTGTGAACAGGGGTGGCACAATTTGTCACAATGATCTTGAGAATGTCAACTACAGTAAGTGAGGAGGCCAATTGCATGTGGCCAAGGAAATGAAGGAGAGAGAAATGTCAAGATTAACTGTTGTATAATCTATCAACAAACAATATCTTAATGGAGATCTTAGCAAAAGTTGTATATTTTGCATTGCAATCTGGCCTTTTCAAAGATTACCTGTCACCAGGAGAAGAGATCATGTTCTCCTCTCATTTATACTGTGTTTACGGGGCTTGTACTTATGTATTTCAGAGGGGAATTTAGACCAGCATAAGGAAATTGTTAAATGTACATAATTTATTACCAATAATCCAGAAAGTCCTCTTTTTGAGCTGTCAGTTTAAATTCAAAGTGCTGTCCCTGCAAAGGGTTTTTGGGTCAGCATCAcggttccttctaatcttttccacctatGTGCTGAACACATTTTTATGTTCACTGAGGTATTggagaatgtgcaccacccgtataAACAAAAAATTATCTGTGGGGGCTGTGCTAATGAgttaggcagcatttgaatcgctcgagtggctgcacaagcacagaacactggaaaACAACTAACTGTATTGGGGTTTATATTACAAATAATTAGAATATATATGCTTCAATGGAAGTGAAGTGGGTATGTTTCTAATCTCTCACAACACTCTTCCACTGAGGCATAATTATTATAAATAATTAGCATTTTTTGAAAACTAGTTAGGTGCAGACTCaaaatctaaggctatgtcctctcaagtaataggtgtaacggcattgcgcaagagggtttttctttcgcaagaagggagaatgtagacgctccttcttgcacaagagcctcttctggaaaaaaatggtggctcattaggtatgcaaatgaggctcagcgatattctatgcttagcctcatttgcatattactcatgcaagaagccgccagtgtagacctagcctaagagtcCTTGTAAAGAAAGCACTTCCTGAATTTAAACTGACGACAGAAGAAAATCCCCCTCcgtcccctatttattttggaacggGACCTttattaactccattcatctgaagaaattaGTTGTGCcctgaaagctcataccaccatctacatgttttgttagtctttaaggtgctgctagattattcgctatttttaaagttttatcaGAAGAAAACTTTCGGATTATTCCAGTAAATACAATTAGATCACAATTACAGCTCATTTGGGGGCATATTTGTGTACACCACTATGGTCTCCAGTATAGGAGAGTGGGGATGGACTAAAGATCAAATTCTTTGCTCTCAATAACACCcatgtaaatctggaataattccATTACATTTACCAAGAACAAAATTTTGTCCCCACAAAAGAGATGCAATTATGATCTAATTTTACTGAATGAAACCAAATTTATGAAACTACTGACTTTTATAATCAATATGATACATTAGAATCAGACTACAATTCATATAACCTGTTCAGGAACAGGTATTTAATGTTTCGTATATTACAATACAACTAATACATGAGTATGAACTATAATTTTGCAAAAAGctgtaataagaaaaaaataatttaaatacagtGTTTCAAATTCTGAATTAAGATCCACGTTTTTTcatggaaatattttaataaaaagaatatcattataaaacatgaaaaaattgtctgtctgtccgtccctcttaccccattacattttatttttttcctctgtggtAAGTTTAGGAATATAAACTCTGATACAATGCTGATAAAAATCAATGACACAACTTCTGCAATTTTTCAAAGTTTTTTGGACTACTATTTTTGATTATcattgtttgtttataaacacATTAACATAACTGAGCTATAAATATTGTCCATATTGATAAAGTAACATACTTAAATTGAGTCTGAACTCATTTATCACCACCATCATTCTGTTCATTTTCTAGACTGTAGTCTAAAGGCACTTCTCTTGTGTTTGAAGATAATGTAATGTCAtatactttttcttttaaaacaattatttcattttgcagttttaaaatgttgttgtCATACTGCATGCTTTCAAGAACCTTTTGCATTTCCATTATACTTGACACTGTTTTCAGCATTTCATCTTCCATGGTATAGATCTGTAACGTCAAGTCTTCCATCTTTTTCTCTATACCGGTCAGCTCACTTGATACTCTAAGAATGGACTGAATGGCATTTTCAACTATTGGCAAGTGGGACTTGCATTCCTCAATTTTCGGTTCATAGTCTGTAAGCTGCTGACTCAGATCTATGTCTTTGGCTAACAAAGCATTCTGCTCTTCTTCTAATTTTTCAACTGTCTTTGTATCCAACTCCAACTGCTGTTCAACTCTAGAAAGCTCATCATCTTCCtgtctttttaatgttttaatatttCTTAGTGTACTGTCTTCCAATTCTTTTAACCTTTCTGAAAGAGACTTTATATTTTGATCAGCAGTATTAATTTGGGCCATAACTTCAGTATGTATGAACTTTGCTTCAGATTTTAAACTACTAGTGTTTGCATTCATTTCATCCAGGCTTCTTTTCCAGGAGTCCATAACATTTTGGAATGTCTCATTAATGCTTTGCATCTTTTCAGAGAATGTCTGCTCACTGGTCTGAATGTCCTGCATGATGTTACGGAGAGTGGACACTTCCTGCTCAAACTGGGTCACCATAGAGATGGATGAGGTAGCTTCCTGCAGGACACTTTCGGAAGACTCAAGCTGCATTTGTAACACAAAAGAATGTCCATGTCTACTTAATATTAGATTGGAAGAGCACTTCTATTTTATACAAGTGGGAATATAATATATACATAAGGCTCAGTCAGTCTCTTGGAGAAATTCCCTCTGACTTGAGACACATTTCCAATCTTACTATTTAGtttaataatttatattaatttatattaaaaatcttGTTGTTCCAGTTGCTTCAGGCATGCAAAAACTAGAGAATTTTTATGACTGTTTTCACATGTGTATTACTACTTAGGAATTAGTATATCCAGTTAATTTGTTACTTAGCATCAGAATTACTACATTCAAATCATCTTGACCTCAGTTTCTATTTATATAAAAACATAAACTGTCATAACATATATGTAAAGATATTGAGCAACAAACTTAGAACAAATACCTTcaaattacaaataaaatattactacAGGTACCTAGAATTAAATCATTCAATTAAGAGTATTACCAAAAGACCAAGTGGTACAGGGCAACCACAATGCACTACCATACAGAGAATCGAATGTGTCTCTTCCCTGTGAAATCTAGCAGGAGATAAGAGCACTATGAAAACAATACACTAAACTAAGGGAAGAAAACAGAGGGTGGAATCCTAAACCcagcaaagtcaatgggagttctgccaCTAACTACAGTGGGTTCCACGATTTCAGTCAGAGAGCATAGGAAAACTTTGTAATACTCTTTGACCAACTGAAGAGCACAAATGAAATTCCAGAAGGAacataaaaatatttcagtttagaAACAACTGAAATAATCTTTACAACAGAGAAGGAGTAAGTTTGCATGTATTATACTGAAAATCATGAATAATTTTCCTTGGATAGACAACTCTTTGTTTTAATTTCTTCAATAGGATTTTCTTTTGTAAAGATATTATGCTGCCCAAATTTAAATCACCAAGTGAAAAGCCTTAATTTAAGTAACTGATTCTAATCAACTTTTCCATGTGTACTTCCTTTATTTTCTAAAGACAGGTGCATTACCATTGGTTGATATAAccattaatacatttatttacaACTAAATTAAGTCTTTATACTAGACTTGGTATATTTTTTTCCACTAACTAGGGGGTATGCGCTAAAAgcgtatatttatttatttaaggaaTTATGTTTCTTGCTAACTGTCAATTTTAGActtagaaaatggtgaatgaaaTTGTTTATTTACCTAGTCTGTCATATTTTTACTCATGATTTATGTCCAGCTGCATTAGGATGGAAACTGGAATTTAACTGAATGCACAACagcaaatacaaatatttatcaACAAAACAAGCTCTTAACTATTGTGCCATATTTGTAAAACTCAAAAATtaagtgttggggggggggggggggggagatctctctTTATACAAAAAAGAAAGTCAACATTTTTGATAGAGACTGATGGATTTAGCATatctattttatttaaatattgtaaGAGATTATAAGGTTAGATGTTAACATATTTCATATTAAATTCAGAATTGTAaacaggtttattttttaaagaaaatatattataatttaaatatcaaaataaaataaaataaaaacatttaaaaatcattgAATTTTATCCAATATATGTACAAAAAGGAATTCCAAGTTTGAGGTCAGCTGTCTAGATTGAAGTGTACAGAGTTTCAAATTAAATTATCTGCGTGACTTTATAAGATTAGGGCTAACATGGCAGTATAGGCACAAGCTGTATTATGCTTCTATCATCATCTGTACCATAGAATGATTTTAGAATAATATTAACTTTtctaacacaacacaacacaacacaacagtAGAATGGAAAAAGAACACAATGCTGAAAATCAGCTGTTTTAAGATTTTAAAATTGGTAACACAGAAGACAGTTTGAAGTGGGAGCAAGACCAATTTACCATACAAGaatttctgtcaattttctttaaaacaatatATAGCTAAACTACATGGAAAACTAAACTTCTAAATTAAGCCATATGAATTTCATGGAGGACTTTTAGTAAAGAAAGAATTAAAATACAGTTCTGTAACATGCATGATTAATGGATGGACAAATTTAGGTCCCGTATTTGACGTATTAATAGTCTTGTAAGCAGAGTCATACATATTCTAGAAATAAAAAAGTGAGCACTTTTTTATATGTAATTACAAATGAAAACAGTATTAGAGGTCCTGAAAAGatcaacaacaaacaaaaatataaataatgtgAAACATTTTCACTCAGCTATTTTCCACAGGGTGAAACACTGACCTTACTGAAGTTGATGAGAGCTGTGCAGTTAACTTCAATGAGGCCAGTATTTCCTTAGCAATGCTGGTATCTCAATATAAACATACATTTGTCTGTGTGCTATTACTTACATAATAAGTAAGTATTATATAGCAACATAGTCTTAGAAAGTTTTTTATTATTAGTGATTCTACCATAAATGTAATAATATGTAGCATTTCATAGCATTCATCCAGAAAAACAACTTTATAGAactgtttaaatatatttatttccattttatagcATTAGAAAACTAAGACAGAGAGGTTAAATTACTTGCCCAAAGTTATACAGCAAGTAAACAAAAGAGTTCAGAACAGAACCAAAAGCGGATCTGATGTCCAATAAAATGTCCCATTAACTGCCATTTAGATGACTGAATAAACATTTTACAATGGTCTAATTTAACTTTGACTAAATCATTAT
Protein-coding regions in this window:
- the LOC102451968 gene encoding inhibitor of nuclear factor kappa-B kinase-interacting protein, translating into MEQLEALQKISHVKHLQEDLSGMKTWSKSTIQKKEELQKNLTTVFHAVEKVEQSTALIAKDVSLKIATVKTDIRRISGLVSDMTLLTDSLQALEDKVNKAEKKTVQNIGDLLTSSIDRTTKLRSFASDNSKRIEQIKIILSDLRDDFSKHSDRLLNLESNRAKVLKTVTFANDLKPKVYNLKKDFARLEPLINELTLRIGRLVDDLLQREKEIVFLNEKLSNLTKVQTEIKDMKDEITKMLDVN
- the LOC142818169 gene encoding inhibitor of nuclear factor kappa-B kinase-interacting protein-like isoform X1 encodes the protein MFIWSYDILKMSDVKQRKKPVPSSKHNEEPQKQSNYGMLSNPRSGRNSPSSFWIDSRTVLNLLSLFACLLLTWFLYQQSGQLAHMEKEYRLLQLEAGKCQNMEDKVNFISEKLESSESVLQEATSSISMVTQFEQEVSTLRNIMQDIQTSEQTFSEKMQSINETFQNVMDSWKRSLDEMNANTSSLKSEAKFIHTEVMAQINTADQNIKSLSERLKELEDSTLRNIKTLKRQEDDELSRVEQQLELDTKTVEKLEEEQNALLAKDIDLSQQLTDYEPKIEECKSHLPIVENAIQSILRVSSELTGIEKKMEDLTLQIYTMEDEMLKTVSSIMEMQKVLESMQYDNNILKLQNEIIVLKEKVYDITLSSNTREVPLDYSLENEQNDGGDK
- the LOC142818169 gene encoding inhibitor of nuclear factor kappa-B kinase-interacting protein-like isoform X2, with the protein product MSDVKQRKKPVPSSKHNEEPQKQSNYGMLSNPRSGRNSPSSFWIDSRTVLNLLSLFACLLLTWFLYQQSGQLAHMEKEYRLLQLEAGKCQNMEDKVNFISEKLESSESVLQEATSSISMVTQFEQEVSTLRNIMQDIQTSEQTFSEKMQSINETFQNVMDSWKRSLDEMNANTSSLKSEAKFIHTEVMAQINTADQNIKSLSERLKELEDSTLRNIKTLKRQEDDELSRVEQQLELDTKTVEKLEEEQNALLAKDIDLSQQLTDYEPKIEECKSHLPIVENAIQSILRVSSELTGIEKKMEDLTLQIYTMEDEMLKTVSSIMEMQKVLESMQYDNNILKLQNEIIVLKEKVYDITLSSNTREVPLDYSLENEQNDGGDK